The genomic stretch AATGGTCCAGGCATAACAAAAACACAATAATAGGATGATCCGGCTCAAAACCTTCATTTGCGTCCCAAAACTAAATCGTTAATAACTGGTATTCAGGAAAAATATTTTAAAGATAGGGTTATTTTTTTTTGTCGTTGCGGTAGGAGGGTTTTCCGCCTAACTTATTATCTTTAAAGCAAGAATACCTTCTATGGCCAAATTCGATGCCAATTCCACCCTGAAGCGTTTGCAGAACCGGTACCGGTTGGTGGTGATGAATGATGATACTTATGAAGAAGTGGTGACGTTCAAGTTATCGCGGTTAAGTGTATACATAGCATTAAGCACAATATTTGTGCTGGTTACCAGTTTAACAGTAGCGCTCATTGTATTTACCCCCCTGCGCATGTATATTCCCGGATACGGGGATGTGAATGCCACCAGGGAGCTGCGCGAGCTGAAAATGAGGACTGATTCCCTGGAACAGGCCATGCACTACAAGGAAAAGTACTTTGAGAACGTCAAAATGGTGTTACAGGGTGATATGACGGTGAAACTGGATACTACCGCCCTGGACATTCCTAAACCTGAAACTATTGATGATTAAAACATAAGATCTATGTTCCACCAAAAATCCAAATCCGAAACCACTCACGAAGCGCCCACTCCCAGCGGCGCCAGCATCATTGCAGCGGGCACCACGCTCAAAGGCGATATCAACAGCAATGGCGATATCCGCATCGATGGTCATCTCCAGGGTAATATTCATTGCAGCGCCAAAGTAGTGATCGGCTCCAACGGTCATGTTGCCGGCGATATCGGCGGCCAGCAGGCGGATATCATGGGCAGGGTTACCGGCACTATCAAGGTAAAAGAGTTGCTGCAACTGAAAGGCGGCTGCCAGGTGAGCGGCAATATACACGCCGGCAAGCTGCAGATTGAGCCCAGCGCCAACTTCAACGGCCAATGCCATATGAACCAGGAACCAGTCCATAACGCTGCCGCCAGCAACGGCGTAGCAGATAAAAAGCTGGAAAAACTGGTGGCAGCACAGGCCTAAGCTGTTCCCTCCTTATTTATTGTAACGACATCCTGCCTGTAGCAGGGCTGAGTGGATTGTTTTGCACGGTCCGTTCTGCCCCGCGCGGGAATTTCCTGCTTTGTTCCATGCCGGGTGTGTAGAAGGATTTTGGGACGAACCATCCCATACGCGGAACAGCTTTTCAAAGAACAGCCCTGCAACCTTGCTTTGCGCAGGGGCTTAACCCTGCTGTCCTTTTTTGATAAGGTCGCCGATCACTTTTTTCTGCCAACCTTCGGCCCGCCATTCCGTTCCTGGGCAGGCAGTGCCTGAATGCGGCGGCAATGTTGCTCCTTGTCCATCTCCCTTCTTTTCTCTCCAGGCGGCAAGCTGAGTCTGAGCGCGGCGGCAACCGGTACTGACAGGGGCGCCCGGCAGGGCTTGGCGGAGGAATTGGCTTCACGTACCTTTGCGTCCATGGAAAATAATTCTGCCGTCCGGGCATTTCTTCCCCTTTCGCTGATCTTTGTGGTCACCACAGCTTTGTTCATTACCCTGCGCAGCACCTGGGAGGGCCTTCATATAGATCCCAATGTGCTGATCATCGGCAATGGTATCCTGTTCTTTATTACCCTGATCGCCTTTTATTTTTACAGCCGGGCGCTGCGGGACAGGAACAATATGGCTTTTATGCGGATGGTGACCCTGGGGATGTTTGTCAAGCTCATGCTCTGCGCCCTGACGGCCATTGTATATATTTTCAGCTTCCGGAAAGGAGTGAACAAAGGCGGGCTCTTTACCTGCATGTTCCTCTATTTACTGTATACATTTGTAGAAGTAGGGGTCCTCATGAAGTTGAGTAAGCAACAAAAGAATGCCTAAAAAGGAAGCTCCACTGGATTATCTGCGCCGGTATATTCCGTCGGGCGCCGCTCCGCGGGTCCTGGAATTGCTGCAACAGTATACTGTTCACCTGACCATTACCCGCGAGCGCAAAAGTATCCTTGGGGACTACCGGCATGCCACTGCTTACAAGAACCACCGCATCAGTGTGAATGGTAACCTCAATCCCTTTTCTTTCCTCATTACCCTGGTGCATGAGCTGGCCCACCTGGTCACTTTCATGCAATATGGCAACCGGGTGGCCTCTCATGGCAAAGAATGGAAAAGCTGTTATGCCCTGCTGCTCCGGGATTTTATGGGCAAACAACTGTTCCCGCCTGATGTGGAGCAGCACCTGCTGCACTCCATGAACGACCTGCCCGCCAGCAGCTGCGCCGATGAAGGACTGATGCGCCTGCTCCGGAAATATGACGCCGAAGACAACGGGCTGGTGATGGTAGAAGCCATGGCCGAAGGCCAGCTCTTTGCCCTGGAAGATGGCCGCATCTTCCGCAAAGGCAAAAAGCTCCGCAAACGCTTCCAGTGCGTGGAGATCAGCACCGGCAAAGCCTATCTCTTCAGCCCTATCTACGAGGTGAAAGAGATCACTGTCCGCAAGGCCGGTTGAGCGTTTTTTCTGCCTTGGTAGAGCTTGCCCAGCGGTTAAAGAGCTGACTGTCCGCAAGACCGTTTGAGCAGGCGCAAGGACCGTTTTATAGAAAAAAGGCGGTATATTTCAGGTCATATGAAACCATATCTCTTACTGACCCTGTTCCTGTTAACGATTGCCAGCTGTAAAAAAGACGATAAACCTCAGCCTCCCCTGGCCGCCTTACAAGGTTTTGTCATCACTGCTGAAAAGAACAGCGCCCTCCTGGAAACCGATCTGACCGCAACCATCAAAGCCGATACCATTGTGGTCCATTTGCCGGAAGAATTCGTCAACAAAGAACTGGTTGTTGATTTTTCCATCGATGCCGCAGATAGATTGTATTACAACAATACAAGACTGACAGGCAACAGCGCGTCCATAAAACTGACAAACGGCGCTGTGATCAGCGTGAGCGCCGATAATAAAAAAACAGCGCTGTATTTTTTACAACTGATCACCTACGCTGAAGAAGGATTACGGCTGACTGCCTTTGGATTTACAACAGCAAACAATGCCACGTTGCAATCGGATATTCATTTTGCCGTGGGCGCAGCTGGTATCAGCGGTAACCTGTCGCCCTTCCTGACTACCCTGGTGCCAACCCTGTCCACCAAGGCGGCGGGTATTGAGTTCAATAATATTCCGTTTACAGGTAAGGAAGCCATCAACTTTTCAATGCCGGTAGTCTGTACGCTGATATCGGACAAAGGCACCCGGAAAGCGTATACTGTTACTACAGGCTTTGATAACCTGCCGCGCCTGACCATCAATACCGACGGGGCTGTTGCCATTGCCTCTAAAGATGTCTATGTCAATGGCAGCCTGGTCATACAGGGCGCAGGACAGTACCCGGACACAACCCTAAAAACGCAGGTAAAAGGGCGCGGTAATTCAACCTGGGGATATCCCAAAAAGCCTTACCGGTTGAAGCTCGACAAAAAAGCGGCTTTATTTGGCCTGTCGGAAGAAAAGGACTGGGTGCTGCTGGCCAATTACATTGATGAAAGCCTGGTGCTGAATGCCCTGGCCATGAAGATCGGCCAGCTGCTGGAGATACCTTATACCAATCATATTGTACCGGTAGAGCTATATATCAATGGCGTATATAATGGCGTATACATGCTGACAGAGCAGGTAGAGGTGGAGTCAAACCGGGTCAATGTAAAAGATGGGTACCTGCTGGAACTTGATTCTTATTACGACGAGGAATATAAGTTCCGGACCACTGCTTATGATCTTCCGGTCAATATCAAATACCCCGAACTGGAGAACAACGCGGATATAGCTGCCATCCAGCAATCCTTTCAGCAGCTGGAAACACTGGTGGCTGCCGCCAGCTTCCCGGATAATAATTATGGGACGCTGATCGACAAAGTCTCTATTGCCAATTACCTCCTGACCTATATGATGACGGATAACCAGGAGATCAACCATCCCAAGAGTACTTATATCAACAAGACAGGCGCGGGAAAATATACTATGGGACCTATCTGGGATTTTGACTGGGCAGCAGGTTATGAAGGTGCTGCTGATCATTTTGCCTATTACAACAGGCCTTTGTTCTGGACCACGCCTTCAGCAGGGACCAGGTTCTTTCAGCGATTCCTGCAGGACCCGGAGGTGAAAACATTGCTGCAGCAAAAATGGACAGACTTCAAGGCGCATAAACTGGATCAGCTGCAGCAGTACAGAGATACTTATATCAAAGCTATAACTGCTGCCAGGGAAAGAGATTATGCCAAATGGGGCAGGGGAGAAGCCGGGTATGTCAGTATCGTCTCCAAATTGAAGACCTGGATGCAGAACCGGTATGCTTACCTGGACACCTATATTGGTGGATTGTAGGTGGCGCCGGCCTGGCCCGGTGCAACATTTTGCCGGGTACTTCCGACATTAGCTGTAACTTGTTTCCATGCGCCGTTTTATTGCCAGTATAGCCGGTTGCCTGCTCCTGTTCCCGGTAGCAGCGCAGATACCCCGTAATGCCGCGGGGCATTTTGAATATACCCATTCCATTACTTTACCGGAGGGACAAGAAAAAGGCTTAACGGAAAGGGCGCGCTCCTTTTTCAAACTGCCTTTCCTGGTACACTGGAGCAGGGTTGACAGTATCGCCCGGCCTTCGGGGCTGCTCCTGCAAGCCAGCGGGACTATTGAAGTGCGGGTATATCACCGGATGAAACGCCGCGTGATCCCCGTAGCCTTGCAGGTGGAACTGATCACCGAGGGCAATCACTATCGTTATGTCATTCATCAGCTGGAGGCCCGCAGGCAGAAACCCGGGGCTTATTTTCCATTGGAGCTGAAACCGGAAACCCTGAGTGACGGGTTGTATGATAAGCTGGTAGAACGGACTCACCGCTACCTGGTGCTGGTGATAGGGTATATGCGGCGGGAGCTGGAAGGAGAAACAGGTATGGCTGGTCGATAAAAAAGAAAAAATCCCATCGGAGTGATGGGATTTGTATTATATAAAAGGTCTTTATACGAATTAGGCAACAGCTTTGTTCACCAGGGCGGCAGCTTCGCTGAGCAGGATGGCAGACTGAACTTTCAGGCCGCTTTCCTCGATCAGTTTCTTGGCTTCCTCAGCATTGGTGCCTTGCAGGCGTACAATGATGGGTACTTCAATATTGCCGATGGATTTATAAGCATCAATAACACCTTGTGCAACACGGTCGCAACGAACAATACCACCGAAGATATTGATCAGGATCGCTTTTACTTTGGGGTCTTTCAGGATGATGCGGAAGCCGGCTTCTACTGTGGTGGCGTTGGCAGTACCGCCTACGTCCAGGAAGTTGGCAGGTTGACCGCCGCTGAGTTGGATCATGTCCATAGTGGCCATGGCCAGACCGGCGCCGTTCACCATGCAACCTACGTTGCCATCCAGTTTTACGAAGTTGAGGTTGTATTTACCTGCTTCTACTTCAGTAGGATCTTCTTCGCTGATATCACGCAGTGCTTCGAGGTCAGGATGACGCATCAGGGAGTTGTCGTCCAGGTTCATCTTACAGTCAACAGCAATGATCTTCTCATCAGAAGTTTTGAACAGGGGGTTGATCTCCAGCATGCTGCAATCCAGTCCAACATAAGCGTTATAGAGGTTGGTAACGAATTTCACGCAGTTTTTGAAAGCTTCACCTTTGAGGCCCAGGTTGAAAGCAATTTTCCTTGCCTGGAAACCGAGCAGACCGCCGGAAGGGTGTACCCACTCTTTGAAGATCTTTTCAGGGGTGTCATGGGCAACATCTTCGATGTTCATACCACCTTCAGTGCTGTACATGATCACATTCTGGCCTTTGCTGCGATCCAGTAATATGGAGAGATAAAATTCCTTAACGGGGTTGGGGCCAGGATAGTAAACGTCCTGGGCTACCAGAACCTTGTTCACGAGTTTACCAGCGGGACCTGTCTGGATGGTTTCCAGAACGCCGCCGAGGATGTTGGAGGCTATTTGTTTGATATCCTCAGCATTTTTACCAACCGCTACGCCGCGTTGTTCGGTGCCTTTGATCTTTCCCTTACCGCGGCCACCCGCATGGATCTGGGCTTTAACTACTGCGAAACTGTTTCCATATTGCACTTTAAGATTCTTGTAGGCTTCCTCTGCTGCATCGGCCCGGTCTACTGGGATGCCTTCCTGGACCGGTACATTGTACTTCTTGAGGAGTTCTTTAGCCTGGTACTCGTGGAGGTTCATGAGCAAAAAATTTCAGCAAATGTAGTATAGGATGCGGGAAATGAAAAAAACTATATTTGCGGCAACTATGAGTAATATCATTGATAATTTGAACAAAACTACCAGCTTCCTCCGGACTTTTGCACCAGAAGCTCCTGAAGTTGGTATTATTCTCGGCAGCGGCCTCGGCAACCTGGCCACACAGATTGAGATACAGGCCGAGGTACCGTATGAACAGATCCCGCATTTTCCCGTTTCCACCGTGCAGGGCCATACCGGTAAGCTGATCTTCGGTAAGCTGGGCGGCAAGCGCATTGTGGCCATGGCCGGCCGCTTTCATTTTTATGAAGGCTATTCCGCTGAACAGGTAGTGTATCCCATCCGCGTCATGAAAATGCTGGGCATCAAATGCCTGCTCATTTCCAATGCGGCCGGCGGGGTGAACCCTGATTTTGCAGTGGGCGACCTGATGATCATCAATGATCATATCAGCTTTGCCATCGTTAATCCCCTGCTGGGCAGGAATTATGATGAGCTGGGGCCCCGCTTCCCGGACATGAGTGAACCTTACAGCAAGGCATTGATCAGCAGTATGAAGGGCATTGCAGCAGAAGCAGGCATCAGGGTCCATGAAGGCGTGTACTTTGGAGTAACAGGCCCCACTTTTGAAACCAGGGCTGAGTACAACCTGATCAAGCTGGCGGGCGCCGATGCCGTGGGCATGAGCACTGTCCAGGAAGCCATCATTGCCATCCATTCCGGTATTCCCGTGGCGGCTATCAGCGTGATCACCGATCTGGGCATCCGGGAAGAAGAGAATGTGATCACCCATGAAGAAGTGCTGCAGGCGGCCCGGGAAGCGGAGCCGAAACTGACCACTATCTTCACCAGGCTGATCGCCTCCCTGTAAGGATCAGGCGGCCAAGATTCTGTTAATTGTACGGGGGCGGAAAAACCTGTTCCTGAAAACCGCTTTTTAATCACTAATTTGCCGCCTCGTTAATTATAGGTATACGTGTTCAGTAAATTTAATATCATTGTCATAGTACTGTTGCTTACCGGCGTAGCCTACCAGGCTACGGCCCAGGATGATGTCATTCGCCGCATGCAGGGAATGGGCGGCCGCTTCGGCGGCGGCGGCGGAGGGGGCGACAGTATCGCGCATCGTACAGGTCTGGAAGATTCGTTGACCATCCGTTTCCGTTACCTGGATTCCAGCCGCATGCGCACCTTCGATTCCGCATTGTACGATTTCACCAAAGTATATCCATTGCCCTGGGATCATGTGACCCTCGGCAACTTTGGAACCGCCTCAAGGCCCCTGGTCTTCAAACCCCTGCTGAAAGCAGGCTGGGACCATGGCTTCCATGCCTTTGATCCCTACCTGTATAAGCTGTCAGAGACCCGCTTCTACAATACCACCCGGCCCTTTACCCAGATGGATTACCTGCTGGGGGCGCAGTCGGAACAGATGATCCAGCTGACCCATACCCAGAATATCCGGCCCAACTGGAACGCCGGCTTTCAGTACCGGCTGATCAACTCGCCCGGGTTCTTCCAGAACCAGAATACCAACCACAATAATTACCGCTTTCATTCCTGGTACCAGTCCAAGAACAAGCGTTACCAGAATTTTGTGGTGCTGATCGGTAACAAGCTGCAGGCCGGTGAGAACGGCGGTATCCGCACGGATGTCAAATACCTGGACAGCGCCGCTTTCTCCGAAAGGTCCACCATCCCTACACAGCTGGGCCTGAACCAGCCCGGCAGCCGTAACTTTTTCACCACCAGTATTGCCACCGGCAGCTTTTTCACTGATGCCCACTATATGATGCGGCAGCAGTATGATCTGGGACAGAAGGACTCTATTGTGACCGACAGCTCGGTGATCCCCCTGTTCTATCCCAGGCTGCGACTGGAACATACCATTACTTACAATACCTATAAGTACCGGTTCCGGGATAACAATGCCGACAGCGCCTACTATAACCATAACTATGGCATCGCCTATCCTACCAATAGCGGCAACAGTTTCTTCATCCAGGATTTCTGGAAAGTGATGGTGAACGATTTTTCCGTATACCAGTTCCCCGATGCTAAAAATGCCGCCCAGTTTATCAAGGTAGGGGCCACCATGGAAAATATTTCCGGCAATTTCAACCTGCGCCGCAACGGCGCCCTGAGCCGGATGAAGGATTATAACTTCCTGGTGCATGGCGAATACCGCAACAAGACCCGTAACCAGAAATGGGACCTGGAAGCCTATGGCCAGTTCTATGTACATGGCTATAATGGGGCCGACTATGACGCCTACGCAAGTCTGAAACGCCTGCTGCCCGGGAAACTGGGCTACCTGCAGCTGGGCTTCCGCAACGTGAACCGCAGTCCCTCCATGGTGTACGACCAGGTCAGCGCCTTTTATATGGGTGATTCCCTGACCTTCAACAAGGAGAATATCACCAATATCTTCGGATCGCTGGAAGTGCCACACCTGAAGCTCAAACTGGCCGCCAGCTATTACCTGCTGACCAACCTGACCTATTTCAGGGATATCTACCAGCCGGACCAGTCCTCATCTCCTTTCAATATTTTACAGGTCACGGCAGAAAAGGAGTTCCGCATTGGCGGCAACTGGAACTGGCGCACCTGGCTGGTGCTCCAGCAGCGCGCCGGTAATGGTCCGGTCAATATGCCGCTGCTCACCACGCGCAACCAGGTGGGTTATGATGGTAACCTGGGCTTTAAAAACCTGCGTACCAGCTTTGGCCTGGAATTCCGCTATTTTACAGCGTATGACGCGCCGGTGTATTCACCGCTTCAAGGACAGTATGCGTACCAGGATACGGAGCGGCTTTCCCTTAAGCTGCCGGATATCAGCGCCTACCTGCATTTCCGGATCCGCACTTTTACAGCCTATGTACGGGCGGAAAACCTCAATTCGCTGGACCCTACACAGGGCGGTTTCCTCAACAACAATGTACCCACTTTCAACTACCCCTACCCGGGACTACAGATCCGCGTAGGTATCTTCTGGACCTTCGTGAATTAATGACCGGGATTTACACCGGAAAAAATTGGGAAATATAACGGTTATCAGCAGGGTAAAAAATATATGCTGATTTCTTGCTGTTATGCAGGAAAGGAGTAGCTTTGGGGTGAAATAAACTAACGGTATATGGTAGTTGATAAGGTAGTGTTGTATGAAAGCCTGGCGCCTAAGTTAGGTGCGAAGGAAGTAGAATTGTTGATTGAGTATATTGATTTCAGGATAAGACAATCTCTTGATGCCAGCTTGAAACCCCATCAGGCTGAGCGGGAGGTGCATGAAAAAAAGAGAGCGCGATGGTGGGAAAATATGGGTTTCGTAGTATATAATATTATACAGACTTTCCTGATCATTGTTTTCCTTTTGCTGGTGGATAAATTATTCAATAAAAAATTATAAAATGACATTTTTAGAGAACGTCAGTTGGTTTGATCTGCTGCGGAATAAACTGGGGCAGCAGGAGGCAACCGCTATCGTACATATGGTGAACTCAAAGGTGAGGCAGGCTTATGAGGGTGCCAGGCAAGAATTTGCTGCCAATGAACAGTTTAATCAGCTAAAAGGTGAATTCATTCAGGTAAAAGGTGAGGTTATTCAAGTAAAAGGTGAGGTCAATTCCTTACGTTTGGAGTTTAATGATTTCAGGCAGGAGATGAGGGTATTCAAAGCTGATATGATGAAGTTCAAAGAGGTATTGCATAAGGATATGCATGCTGTTGCCATCAGGCAATGGATTGCAATAGTTGGGGCCGTTCTCGCCATTATTTATATCAGAGGGTAGCTGATATTTACGCTTCCCTGAATTCTATAAATCAAACCGGCAATTCTGTAACAACCCCTCCCCCCGCTCCTGGTAGCTTTGTAGTTGCAAATGACTACCATGGAAACTACCCCAACAAATACCATTCACCAGCAGATCCCCGTCACCGGTATGAGCTGTGCTGCCTGTGCAGTGAGCGTGGAATCAATGGTGGCTGCGCTGCCCGGTGTGCAGCAGGCCGCCGTGAACTTCGCCAGTCAATCCCTGCAGGTAAGTTATGATCCCCATCAGGTCAGTGCTGAACAGTTACAGCAGGCTGTACAGTCCATTGGCTATGATCTGCTCATAGATGTGGAAGATCCCGCCGCCGCACAGGAAGCGGTACAGTTAAAAGAATTTTCTTCCCTGCGCCGCAGGACCCTGCTGGCAGCTGCACTCACCCTGCCGGTAGTACTGATCGGCATGTTCTGGATGGATATTCCCTATGGCAATTATATCATGTGGGCGCTCAGTACGCCAGTACTGTTTGTATTCGGTCGATCCTTCTTTATCAATGCCGCAAAGCAGGCCCGCCATGGCAAGGCCAATATGGATACGCTGGTAGCCGTCAGCACAGGTATAGCCTATGCTTTCAGTGTTTTTAATAGCGTATATCCAGCATTCTGGCACCAGCGCGGCCTGCATCCGCATGTTTATTTTGAGACAGCGGCCGTGATCGTTGTGTTCATCATGTTAGGCAAACTGCTGGAATTAAGGGCCCGCGCTACCACTTCCGGCGCCATCAAAAAGCTGATCGGGCTGCAGCCGGATACTGTCTGGCTGCTGGAGCGGGAAGCTGCTACCGGGAACGGATTGCCCGGTGAAGAGGCTTCCCCTTTACAATCCGTCACAGCCCCGGGACAACTGGCAGACCAGGTCCAGGCAAAAAGGGTAGGGCAGCCACGCTCCATCCCGCTGGCGGATGTCCGGAAAGCGGATATCCTATTGGTTCGTCCCGGAGAAAAAATTCCTGTAGACGGCCGGGTGACAGCAGGTGAATCCTATGTGGATGAATCCATGCTGACCGGCGAACCGGTTCCCGTACCCAAACAAGCTGGCGATAGCGTATTTGCCGGGACCATCAACCAGCAGGGCAGCTTCTCTTTCCGGGCTGAAAAGATCGGGCGGGATACTGTCCTCTCGCAGATCATCAGGCGGGTACAGGAGGCGCAGGGCTCCAAAGCGCCGGTGCAGCGACTGGTAGACAAAGTGGCCGGCATCTTTGTCCCCGTAGTGATGGGTATAGCCCTCCTGGCTGGGCTGGCCTGGTTCTTTGCCGGCGGCGAATCTGGCTTCACCCACGGCCTCCTGGCCTTTGTAACAGTACTGGTCATCGCCTGTCCCTGTGCGCTCGGCCTGGCCACACCCACCGCTATCATGGTTGGGGTAGGCAGGGGCGCTGAACAGGGACTGCTGATCAAAGACGCGGCCAGCCTGGAACTGGCGCACGGGGTAGATACCATTGTGCTGGACAAGACCGGCACCCTGACCACCGGCAAACCCATACTGACCGGCCTGCAATGGGCCGCTGGCCTGGAAGGCCGGCAGGACCAGCTGGCAGCCATCCTCCTATCTGTAGAACAGCCTTCTTCCCATCCCCTGGCTTCTGCCGTAGTGAACCATTTACAGGGGCAGCATGTTGGTACAGTACTGGTTGGCGCCTTCCGGAACCTGACCGGGAAAGGGGTGGAGGCCCGTGTCAACGATCAGGCCTACCGTGTGGGTAATAAAGCCCTGCTGGACGATTGGAACCTGCCCATACCCGCCGACCTGCAAAATGCCGCAGATAGCTGGGCCAGGGCCGCCAGAACGGTCTGTTTCTTTGCCAGCCAACAGCAGGTCCTGGCAGTTTTTGCCATTGAGGACGCGGTAAAACCCGGTTCGGCCGAAGCGGTAAAGACCCTGCAGAGCATGGGGATCGACATATTCCTGTTGACCGGCGATAACCCGGAAACAGCTGCCGCAGTAGCAGCCCAGGTGGGGATCACCGGGTATAAAGCCGGGGTTTCTCCCGGAGAAAAAGCGGTCTTTGTCCGGGAGCTTCAGGCGGCCGGTAAAACGGTGGCCATGGTGGGAGATGGGATCAACGATGCGGAAGCGCTGGCGCAGGCCGCCATTGGCATTGCTATGGGCCACGGTTCAGATATTGCCATTGAGTCTGCCGGTATGAGTTTATTATCAGCCGATCTGCGGCAGATACCCAAAGCACTGAAATTGTCCCGGTACACCGTTCGCACCATCCGGCAGAACCTGTTCTGGGCTTTTATTTATAATTTGGCAGGGATACCGGTTGCGGCCGGCATACTGTACCCTATCAATGGTTTCCTGCTGAACCCGATGATTGCCGGTGCAGCCATGGCGTTAAGCTCGGTATCTGTTGTCAGCAACAGCCTGCTGTTGAAATTCAAAAAACTATCCTGATGGTATTACATATAAAGAATATGGTCTGTAACCGCTGCAAATTTGTGGTCAGGACCGAACTGGAAAAGCTGGGATATACGGTCAATAATATGACACTGGGAGAAGTGGAGATTGCTGAGGAACCAGGCCAGGATCAGTTAAGCAAACTGGAAGAAAAGCTAACAGCCTTCGGTTTTGAATTGATCGGCGATCGGTCCGGCCAGCTGATAGAGCAACTCAAAACAGCTATCATCGGCCTGGTCCAGGATCCCCAAAAGCTGGACCAGTTGCAGAAACTAACCCTGTCAGCCTATCTCTCCCAATCACTGCACCGCGATTATTCTTCCCTGAGCAAATTGTTCTCCGAAGTGGAAGGCATCACCATTGAACAGTATTTTATCCTGCAAAAGATTGAACGCGCCAAGGAGCTGTTGGTTTATGGAGAACTGAGCCTCACCGAGATTGCCTATGAACTGGGATATAGCAGTGTGGCGCATATCAGCAGCCAGTTCAAAA from Candidatus Pseudobacter hemicellulosilyticus encodes the following:
- a CDS encoding heavy metal translocating P-type ATPase; translated protein: METTPTNTIHQQIPVTGMSCAACAVSVESMVAALPGVQQAAVNFASQSLQVSYDPHQVSAEQLQQAVQSIGYDLLIDVEDPAAAQEAVQLKEFSSLRRRTLLAAALTLPVVLIGMFWMDIPYGNYIMWALSTPVLFVFGRSFFINAAKQARHGKANMDTLVAVSTGIAYAFSVFNSVYPAFWHQRGLHPHVYFETAAVIVVFIMLGKLLELRARATTSGAIKKLIGLQPDTVWLLEREAATGNGLPGEEASPLQSVTAPGQLADQVQAKRVGQPRSIPLADVRKADILLVRPGEKIPVDGRVTAGESYVDESMLTGEPVPVPKQAGDSVFAGTINQQGSFSFRAEKIGRDTVLSQIIRRVQEAQGSKAPVQRLVDKVAGIFVPVVMGIALLAGLAWFFAGGESGFTHGLLAFVTVLVIACPCALGLATPTAIMVGVGRGAEQGLLIKDAASLELAHGVDTIVLDKTGTLTTGKPILTGLQWAAGLEGRQDQLAAILLSVEQPSSHPLASAVVNHLQGQHVGTVLVGAFRNLTGKGVEARVNDQAYRVGNKALLDDWNLPIPADLQNAADSWARAARTVCFFASQQQVLAVFAIEDAVKPGSAEAVKTLQSMGIDIFLLTGDNPETAAAVAAQVGITGYKAGVSPGEKAVFVRELQAAGKTVAMVGDGINDAEALAQAAIGIAMGHGSDIAIESAGMSLLSADLRQIPKALKLSRYTVRTIRQNLFWAFIYNLAGIPVAAGILYPINGFLLNPMIAGAAMALSSVSVVSNSLLLKFKKLS
- a CDS encoding CotH kinase family protein; the protein is MKPYLLLTLFLLTIASCKKDDKPQPPLAALQGFVITAEKNSALLETDLTATIKADTIVVHLPEEFVNKELVVDFSIDAADRLYYNNTRLTGNSASIKLTNGAVISVSADNKKTALYFLQLITYAEEGLRLTAFGFTTANNATLQSDIHFAVGAAGISGNLSPFLTTLVPTLSTKAAGIEFNNIPFTGKEAINFSMPVVCTLISDKGTRKAYTVTTGFDNLPRLTINTDGAVAIASKDVYVNGSLVIQGAGQYPDTTLKTQVKGRGNSTWGYPKKPYRLKLDKKAALFGLSEEKDWVLLANYIDESLVLNALAMKIGQLLEIPYTNHIVPVELYINGVYNGVYMLTEQVEVESNRVNVKDGYLLELDSYYDEEYKFRTTAYDLPVNIKYPELENNADIAAIQQSFQQLETLVAAASFPDNNYGTLIDKVSIANYLLTYMMTDNQEINHPKSTYINKTGAGKYTMGPIWDFDWAAGYEGAADHFAYYNRPLFWTTPSAGTRFFQRFLQDPEVKTLLQQKWTDFKAHKLDQLQQYRDTYIKAITAARERDYAKWGRGEAGYVSIVSKLKTWMQNRYAYLDTYIGGL
- a CDS encoding polymer-forming cytoskeletal protein, whose amino-acid sequence is MFHQKSKSETTHEAPTPSGASIIAAGTTLKGDINSNGDIRIDGHLQGNIHCSAKVVIGSNGHVAGDIGGQQADIMGRVTGTIKVKELLQLKGGCQVSGNIHAGKLQIEPSANFNGQCHMNQEPVHNAAASNGVADKKLEKLVAAQA
- the sucC gene encoding ADP-forming succinate--CoA ligase subunit beta — translated: MNLHEYQAKELLKKYNVPVQEGIPVDRADAAEEAYKNLKVQYGNSFAVVKAQIHAGGRGKGKIKGTEQRGVAVGKNAEDIKQIASNILGGVLETIQTGPAGKLVNKVLVAQDVYYPGPNPVKEFYLSILLDRSKGQNVIMYSTEGGMNIEDVAHDTPEKIFKEWVHPSGGLLGFQARKIAFNLGLKGEAFKNCVKFVTNLYNAYVGLDCSMLEINPLFKTSDEKIIAVDCKMNLDDNSLMRHPDLEALRDISEEDPTEVEAGKYNLNFVKLDGNVGCMVNGAGLAMATMDMIQLSGGQPANFLDVGGTANATTVEAGFRIILKDPKVKAILINIFGGIVRCDRVAQGVIDAYKSIGNIEVPIIVRLQGTNAEEAKKLIEESGLKVQSAILLSEAAALVNKAVA
- a CDS encoding SprT-like domain-containing protein, yielding MPKKEAPLDYLRRYIPSGAAPRVLELLQQYTVHLTITRERKSILGDYRHATAYKNHRISVNGNLNPFSFLITLVHELAHLVTFMQYGNRVASHGKEWKSCYALLLRDFMGKQLFPPDVEQHLLHSMNDLPASSCADEGLMRLLRKYDAEDNGLVMVEAMAEGQLFALEDGRIFRKGKKLRKRFQCVEISTGKAYLFSPIYEVKEITVRKAG
- a CDS encoding AraC family transcriptional regulator, whose amino-acid sequence is MVLHIKNMVCNRCKFVVRTELEKLGYTVNNMTLGEVEIAEEPGQDQLSKLEEKLTAFGFELIGDRSGQLIEQLKTAIIGLVQDPQKLDQLQKLTLSAYLSQSLHRDYSSLSKLFSEVEGITIEQYFILQKIERAKELLVYGELSLTEIAYELGYSSVAHISSQFKKVTGLTPSHFRNLRGENRKPLDEVK
- a CDS encoding purine-nucleoside phosphorylase, with the translated sequence MSNIIDNLNKTTSFLRTFAPEAPEVGIILGSGLGNLATQIEIQAEVPYEQIPHFPVSTVQGHTGKLIFGKLGGKRIVAMAGRFHFYEGYSAEQVVYPIRVMKMLGIKCLLISNAAGGVNPDFAVGDLMIINDHISFAIVNPLLGRNYDELGPRFPDMSEPYSKALISSMKGIAAEAGIRVHEGVYFGVTGPTFETRAEYNLIKLAGADAVGMSTVQEAIIAIHSGIPVAAISVITDLGIREEENVITHEEVLQAAREAEPKLTTIFTRLIASL